The Nocardioides sp. S5 genome includes a window with the following:
- a CDS encoding long-chain fatty acid--CoA ligase: MPTTIDTTFLDTMPPNVAVQFFDRVTATPDAEAFRFPRGEAWESVTWKQAGDKVEALAAGLIALGVQPEQRVGIASGTRYEWILADLAIMCAAGATTTVYPTTNAEDTVYILGDSESRVVFAEDDEQLAKLVAHRAELPHVSKVVTFEGKADGDWVISLDDLAAMGAQKLAEQPDIVRTTSAAIAPDQLATLIYTSGTTGRPKGVRLRHSSWVYEGEAIRAQGILSETDLEFRWLPMAHSFGKVLMSTQMACGFAAAIDGRVDKIVDNLGVVKPTFMGAAPRIFEKAHGRIVTMQAAEGGAKEKLFKAAFATGLEVERLKREGKSVPIGLKVKHGLFDKLVFSKVRDRFGGRVRFFISGAAALNRDIAEWFGAAGITILEGYGLTETSAGSFVNHPDRNKFGTVGPVFPGSEVKLGDNDEVMIKGPGVMDGYHNLPEETARTLTSDGWLHTGDKGALDADGHLVITGRIKELFKTSGGKYIAPPAIESKFKAVCPYASQFMVFGEDRNYCVALVTLDPDAMAGWAEANGMSGASYTEIVQSEAVHAMVAGYVDELNSHLNRWETIKKWKLLDHDLTVESGELTPSMKVKRNVVQGNHQALIDEMYA; the protein is encoded by the coding sequence ATGCCGACCACGATCGACACGACCTTCCTCGACACGATGCCGCCCAACGTGGCCGTCCAGTTCTTCGACCGCGTCACCGCGACCCCCGACGCGGAGGCCTTCCGTTTCCCGCGCGGCGAGGCGTGGGAGTCGGTCACCTGGAAGCAGGCAGGAGACAAGGTCGAGGCTCTCGCCGCGGGCCTGATCGCGCTGGGTGTCCAGCCCGAGCAGCGCGTCGGCATCGCCTCCGGCACCCGCTACGAGTGGATCCTCGCCGACCTGGCCATCATGTGCGCCGCCGGTGCGACCACCACGGTCTACCCGACCACCAACGCCGAGGACACCGTCTACATCCTCGGCGACTCCGAGAGCCGTGTCGTCTTCGCCGAGGACGACGAGCAGCTCGCCAAGCTGGTCGCGCACCGTGCCGAGCTGCCCCACGTCAGCAAGGTCGTCACCTTCGAGGGCAAGGCCGACGGGGACTGGGTGATCTCGCTCGACGACCTCGCCGCGATGGGCGCCCAGAAGCTGGCCGAGCAGCCCGACATCGTGCGTACGACGTCCGCGGCGATCGCTCCCGACCAGCTCGCGACCCTGATCTACACCTCCGGCACGACCGGTCGGCCCAAGGGCGTGCGCCTGCGCCACTCGTCGTGGGTCTACGAGGGCGAGGCCATCCGCGCGCAGGGCATCCTCTCCGAGACGGACCTCGAGTTCCGCTGGCTGCCGATGGCGCACTCCTTCGGCAAGGTGCTGATGTCGACGCAGATGGCGTGCGGCTTCGCCGCCGCGATCGACGGCCGCGTCGACAAGATCGTCGACAACCTGGGCGTCGTGAAGCCGACGTTCATGGGTGCCGCGCCGCGCATCTTCGAGAAGGCCCATGGCCGCATCGTCACCATGCAGGCCGCCGAGGGCGGGGCGAAGGAGAAGCTCTTCAAGGCCGCCTTCGCCACCGGCCTCGAGGTCGAGCGCCTCAAGCGCGAGGGCAAGTCGGTCCCGATCGGGCTCAAGGTCAAGCACGGCCTGTTCGACAAGCTCGTCTTCAGCAAGGTCCGCGACCGCTTCGGTGGACGCGTCCGCTTCTTCATCTCCGGCGCAGCGGCGCTCAACCGCGACATCGCCGAGTGGTTCGGCGCGGCCGGCATCACCATCCTCGAGGGCTACGGCCTCACCGAGACCTCGGCCGGGTCGTTCGTGAACCACCCCGACCGCAACAAGTTCGGCACCGTCGGCCCGGTGTTCCCCGGCAGCGAGGTGAAGCTCGGCGACAACGACGAGGTCATGATCAAGGGCCCCGGCGTCATGGACGGCTACCACAACCTCCCCGAGGAGACCGCCCGCACGCTCACCAGCGACGGCTGGCTGCACACCGGTGACAAGGGCGCCCTCGACGCGGACGGCCACCTGGTCATCACCGGCCGGATCAAGGAGCTGTTCAAGACCTCCGGCGGCAAGTACATCGCCCCGCCGGCGATCGAGTCGAAGTTCAAGGCCGTGTGCCCCTACGCCAGCCAGTTCATGGTGTTCGGCGAGGACCGCAACTACTGCGTCGCGCTCGTGACCCTCGACCCCGACGCGATGGCGGGCTGGGCCGAGGCCAACGGCATGAGCGGTGCGTCCTACACCGAGATCGTCCAGTCGGAGGCCGTCCACGCGATGGTCGCCGGCTACGTCGACGAGCTCAACAGCCACCTCAACCGCTGGGAGACCATCAAGAAGTGGAAGCTCCTCGACCACGACCTCACGGTCGAGTCGGGCGAGCTCACCCCCTCGATGAAGGTCAAGCGCAACGTCGTCCAGGGCAACCACCAGGCGCTGATCGACGAGATGTACGCCTGA
- the hemW gene encoding radical SAM family heme chaperone HemW, with protein sequence MPPAQPDGDVAPEDGLLPDEAWAEFGSKPFGLYVHVPFCSVRCGYCDFNTYTAHELGDEVGASRSSYAEAAIREIRFARQVLGHRDVKIETIFFGGGTPTLLKPADLGAIVASAAAEFGLADGVEITTEANPDSVAAWDLEELRTAGFNRVSFGMQSAVDHVLRTLDRTHDPMRVPAAVEWARRAGFDDISLDLIYGTPGESLGDWETSVEAALACEPDHVSAYSLIVEDGTALARQVKRGELPMPDEDDLADKYQLADERFGAAGLGWYEVSNWATSPQHRCRHNMLYWTGGHWWGVGPGAHSHVGGTRWWNVKHPTAYADRLARGVSPALAREVLGYRDQRVERVLLEIRLVDGLPVTALEAAGRAQVARLVADGLVELATERLVLTPRGRLLADAVVRDLVD encoded by the coding sequence GTGCCCCCCGCGCAGCCCGACGGCGACGTCGCCCCCGAGGACGGCCTGCTGCCCGACGAGGCGTGGGCCGAGTTCGGCAGCAAGCCCTTCGGCCTCTACGTCCACGTCCCGTTCTGCAGCGTGCGCTGCGGCTACTGCGACTTCAACACCTACACCGCCCACGAGCTCGGCGACGAGGTCGGCGCCAGCCGCTCGTCGTACGCCGAGGCGGCGATCCGCGAGATCAGGTTCGCCCGCCAGGTGCTGGGTCACCGCGACGTCAAGATCGAGACGATCTTCTTCGGCGGTGGTACGCCGACGCTGCTGAAGCCCGCCGACCTCGGCGCGATCGTGGCGAGCGCGGCCGCGGAGTTCGGGCTGGCCGACGGTGTGGAGATCACCACCGAGGCCAACCCCGACAGCGTCGCCGCCTGGGACCTCGAGGAGCTGCGGACGGCGGGCTTCAACCGCGTCAGCTTCGGCATGCAGTCCGCCGTCGACCACGTCCTGCGGACCCTCGACCGCACGCACGACCCGATGCGGGTGCCGGCGGCCGTCGAGTGGGCGCGGCGGGCGGGCTTCGACGACATCAGCCTCGACCTGATCTACGGCACGCCGGGGGAGTCGCTCGGGGACTGGGAGACGTCCGTCGAGGCGGCCCTGGCGTGCGAGCCGGACCACGTCTCGGCCTACTCGCTCATCGTCGAGGACGGCACCGCGCTGGCCAGGCAGGTCAAGCGCGGAGAGCTGCCGATGCCTGACGAGGACGACCTCGCCGACAAGTACCAGCTCGCCGACGAGCGCTTCGGCGCCGCCGGGCTCGGATGGTACGAGGTGTCCAACTGGGCCACGTCGCCCCAGCACCGCTGCCGGCACAACATGCTCTACTGGACCGGCGGGCACTGGTGGGGCGTCGGCCCCGGTGCGCACTCCCACGTCGGCGGCACCCGCTGGTGGAACGTCAAGCACCCCACGGCGTACGCCGACCGGCTGGCGCGCGGTGTCTCACCGGCACTCGCGCGCGAGGTGCTCGGCTACCGCGACCAGCGCGTCGAGCGGGTGCTGCTCGAGATCCGCCTGGTGGACGGCCTGCCGGTGACGGCCCTCGAGGCCGCCGGGCGCGCCCAGGTCGCCCGCCTCGTCGCCGACGGCCTCGTCGAGCTCGCCACCGAGCGGCTCGTGCTCACCCCGCGCGGTCGGCTCCTCGCCGACGCCGTGGTCCGCGACCTCGTCGACTGA
- a CDS encoding DUF3097 domain-containing protein, whose product MTQDRYGSDVLSGDWRVPAKGRAVETPTELGMVVEEVTTDWCGEVVAVDRDIDTLTLEDRRGKRRTFPLGPGFLLEGRPVILTRPVRGGAPAAPTRTASGSVAVHGAKARVARASRIFVEGRHDAELVEKVWGDDLRIEGVVVEYLGGVDDLADHLRDFRPGPQRRVGVLVDHLVPGSKEARIAQGIAKSPVGKHVLVVGHPFIDVWQAVKPERLGIPRWPDVPRGIDWKTGTCQQLGWPHRNQADIARAWKHILGRVTSYADLEPALLGRVEELIDFTTQP is encoded by the coding sequence GTGACCCAGGATCGATACGGAAGCGACGTCCTCTCCGGCGACTGGCGTGTCCCGGCCAAGGGCCGGGCGGTCGAGACCCCGACCGAGCTCGGCATGGTCGTCGAGGAGGTCACCACCGACTGGTGCGGGGAGGTGGTCGCGGTCGACCGCGACATCGACACGCTGACGCTGGAGGACCGGCGCGGCAAGCGGCGTACGTTCCCGCTCGGCCCCGGCTTCCTGCTCGAGGGCAGGCCGGTGATCCTCACGCGTCCCGTCCGCGGCGGCGCTCCCGCCGCCCCGACACGGACTGCGTCCGGATCCGTCGCGGTCCACGGCGCCAAGGCCCGGGTCGCGCGCGCCAGCCGTATCTTCGTCGAGGGGCGCCACGACGCCGAGCTCGTCGAGAAGGTGTGGGGCGACGACCTCCGCATCGAGGGCGTCGTGGTGGAGTACCTCGGCGGCGTCGACGACCTGGCCGACCACCTGCGTGACTTCAGGCCGGGCCCGCAGCGACGGGTGGGCGTGCTCGTGGACCACCTCGTCCCGGGCTCGAAGGAGGCCCGGATCGCGCAGGGCATCGCGAAGTCGCCCGTCGGCAAGCACGTCCTCGTCGTCGGCCACCCGTTCATCGACGTCTGGCAGGCGGTCAAGCCCGAGCGTCTCGGCATCCCGCGCTGGCCCGACGTGCCCCGGGGCATCGACTGGAAGACCGGCACGTGCCAGCAGCTCGGCTGGCCGCACCGCAACCAGGCCGACATCGCGCGGGCGTGGAAGCACATCCTGGGCCGCGTGACGTCGTACGCCGACCTCGAGCCCGCGCTGCTCGGGCGGGTCGAGGAGCTCATCGACTTCACGACCCAGCCCTGA
- a CDS encoding MBL fold metallo-hydrolase — protein sequence MPDDTPRFEEVAPRVWVAHYDWMHVNITLVGGSDGLVMVDTHGSAAQARVVADDVRRLGAGPLTALVNTHEHWDHHLGNATLVEEFGEMPIHATEWARDHVEESARRTFEDLEQRVDDPRREEVLATTLRLPDRTFSSAVHLDLGDRAVELIHPGRGHTAGDLVVRVPDADVIVGGDLVEESDPPFIGDDSWPLEWPGTLDLVVGLMTDATVVVPGHGKVVDKDFVQDQRIELGIIAETIRDLASRGVPESQALDVGEWPWERERLVSAVRLGYAHLPRGQKRLPLA from the coding sequence ATGCCCGACGACACCCCGCGGTTCGAGGAAGTGGCGCCCCGCGTGTGGGTGGCGCACTACGACTGGATGCACGTCAACATCACGCTGGTCGGGGGCTCGGACGGGCTGGTGATGGTCGACACCCACGGCTCCGCCGCACAGGCGCGGGTCGTCGCCGACGACGTACGCCGACTCGGCGCCGGCCCGCTCACCGCGCTGGTCAACACCCACGAGCACTGGGACCACCACTTGGGCAACGCGACCCTGGTCGAGGAGTTCGGCGAGATGCCGATCCACGCCACCGAGTGGGCCCGCGACCACGTCGAGGAGTCCGCGCGGCGCACGTTCGAGGACCTCGAGCAGCGCGTCGACGACCCGCGGCGCGAGGAGGTCCTCGCCACCACGCTCCGCCTGCCCGATCGCACCTTCTCGTCCGCCGTCCACCTCGATCTCGGCGACCGGGCCGTCGAGCTCATTCACCCCGGCCGCGGTCACACCGCCGGGGACCTCGTGGTCCGCGTGCCGGACGCCGACGTCATCGTCGGCGGCGACCTGGTCGAGGAGTCCGACCCGCCCTTCATCGGCGACGACTCGTGGCCGCTCGAGTGGCCCGGGACCCTCGACCTCGTCGTCGGGCTGATGACCGACGCGACCGTCGTGGTGCCGGGCCACGGCAAGGTGGTGGACAAGGACTTCGTGCAGGACCAACGCATCGAGCTCGGGATCATCGCCGAGACGATCCGCGACCTCGCGTCGCGAGGGGTGCCCGAGTCGCAGGCCCTCGACGTGGGCGAGTGGCCGTGGGAGCGCGAGCGGCTCGTGAGCGCGGTACGCCTGGGCTACGCCCACCTGCCCCGCGGACAGAAGCGGCTCCCCCTGGCGTGA
- the hrcA gene encoding heat-inducible transcriptional repressor HrcA codes for MVDDRKLDVLRAIVEDYVATEEPVGSKALVERHGLGVSPATVRNDMAALEDEGYIHQPHTSAGRVPTDKGYRLFVDKLATLKPMSVAERRAISTLLDGAVDLDDVVQKSVRLLSQLTRQVAIVQYPTLSRSTVRHVELVALTPTRLMVILILSTGRVEQRLVELDTPVVDTDLAELRVAVNQVSAGVQIAAAAAALGELPDAVRPAQVDSARAVVGVLVEAMSDHRSDERVAVSGTANLARYGDFDTAVRPLLEALEEHVVLLKLLGESGVDALTVRIGHEGPYSELAATSVVATGYGPQEFHLGSLGVVGPTRMDYPGSMAAVRAVARYVSRILDEGNQ; via the coding sequence GTGGTCGACGATCGCAAGCTCGACGTGCTGCGCGCCATCGTGGAGGACTACGTCGCCACCGAGGAGCCGGTGGGCTCCAAGGCCCTCGTGGAGCGCCATGGCCTGGGCGTCTCCCCGGCCACGGTGCGCAACGACATGGCAGCGCTGGAGGACGAGGGCTACATCCACCAGCCCCACACCAGCGCGGGCCGGGTGCCCACCGACAAGGGCTACCGGCTCTTCGTCGACAAGCTCGCCACCCTCAAGCCGATGAGCGTGGCCGAGCGCCGCGCGATCTCCACGCTGCTCGACGGCGCGGTCGACCTCGACGACGTGGTGCAGAAGTCGGTGCGGCTGCTGAGCCAGCTGACCCGCCAGGTCGCCATCGTGCAGTACCCCACGCTCTCGCGCTCGACCGTGCGCCACGTCGAGCTCGTCGCGCTGACCCCGACCCGGTTGATGGTGATCCTCATCCTCAGCACCGGTCGGGTCGAGCAGCGCCTCGTCGAGCTCGACACCCCCGTCGTCGACACCGACCTCGCCGAGCTGCGCGTCGCGGTCAACCAGGTGTCCGCGGGCGTCCAGATCGCGGCTGCGGCCGCCGCGCTGGGCGAGCTGCCCGACGCCGTGCGCCCCGCGCAGGTCGACTCCGCACGTGCGGTCGTCGGCGTGCTGGTCGAGGCGATGTCCGACCACCGCAGCGACGAGCGGGTCGCGGTCAGCGGCACCGCCAACCTCGCCCGCTACGGCGACTTCGACACCGCCGTGCGTCCCCTGCTCGAGGCGCTGGAGGAGCACGTCGTGCTGCTGAAGCTGCTGGGGGAGTCGGGCGTCGACGCCCTCACCGTTCGCATCGGGCACGAAGGCCCCTACTCAGAGCTCGCCGCGACCAGCGTCGTGGCCACCGGCTACGGACCGCAGGAGTTCCACCTCGGCTCCCTCGGCGTGGTCGGACCCACCCGGATGGACTACCCCGGATCCATGGCAGCCGTGCGCGCGGTCGCGCGCTACGTCTCGCGGATCCTCGATGAAGGAAACCAGTGA
- the dnaJ gene encoding molecular chaperone DnaJ: MTQDPYEILGVSRDASADEIKKAYRRLARQLHPDVNPDPETQERFKDVSRAYEVLSDPGKRQAYDRGGDAFSQGFGAGQGFSFTDIMDAFFGGGAPGGGQTRGPRSRARRGQDALIRLDVTLAEAAFGVTRDLKVDTALRCEACEGEGTAPGTKPVACETCHGQGEVAVVQRSFLGEIRTLRPCAACRGFGSVIPDPCRECSGDGRVRSRRTLTVKIPAGVDHGTRVQLTSQGEVGPGGGPAGDLYVEIHVEPHKTFTRHGHDLHTTISLPMTAAALGTQLTLPLLEADLETSEESETVTTYDLEIRPGTQSGSEQVIRGFGVPSLRGGRGDLVVSISVDTPTRLDPRQEELLRELAAIRGEETPDGQVEAPHKSMFGRLREAFQG, translated from the coding sequence GTGACCCAGGACCCCTACGAGATCCTCGGCGTCTCGCGTGACGCCAGCGCCGACGAGATCAAGAAGGCCTACCGCAGGCTGGCCCGCCAGCTGCACCCCGACGTCAACCCCGACCCGGAGACGCAGGAGCGGTTCAAGGACGTCTCGCGCGCCTACGAGGTGCTGAGCGACCCCGGCAAGCGGCAGGCCTACGACCGTGGTGGCGACGCCTTCAGCCAGGGCTTCGGTGCCGGCCAGGGCTTCAGCTTCACCGACATCATGGACGCGTTCTTCGGTGGCGGCGCTCCGGGCGGCGGCCAGACCCGCGGCCCGCGCTCACGTGCCCGCCGCGGCCAGGACGCCCTCATCCGCCTCGACGTCACGCTCGCCGAGGCCGCCTTCGGCGTCACCCGCGACCTCAAGGTCGACACCGCCCTGCGGTGCGAGGCCTGCGAGGGCGAGGGCACCGCACCCGGCACGAAGCCCGTGGCCTGCGAGACCTGCCACGGCCAGGGTGAGGTCGCGGTCGTGCAGCGCTCCTTCCTCGGCGAGATCCGAACCCTGCGTCCCTGCGCGGCGTGCCGCGGCTTCGGCTCGGTCATCCCCGACCCGTGCCGCGAGTGCTCCGGCGACGGCCGGGTCCGCTCGCGCCGCACGCTGACGGTGAAGATTCCCGCCGGCGTCGACCACGGCACCCGCGTCCAGCTCACCAGCCAGGGCGAGGTCGGCCCCGGCGGTGGTCCCGCCGGCGACCTCTACGTCGAGATCCACGTCGAGCCCCACAAGACCTTCACCCGCCACGGCCACGACCTCCACACCACGATCTCGCTGCCGATGACGGCCGCGGCGCTCGGCACGCAGCTCACGTTGCCGCTGCTCGAGGCCGACCTCGAGACGTCGGAGGAGTCGGAGACCGTGACGACCTACGACCTCGAGATCCGTCCCGGCACGCAGTCGGGCAGCGAGCAGGTCATCCGCGGTTTCGGCGTGCCGAGCCTGCGGGGTGGTCGCGGCGACCTCGTCGTCAGCATCTCCGTCGACACCCCGACCCGCCTCGACCCCCGCCAGGAGGAGCTGCTGCGCGAGCTCGCGGCGATCCGTGGCGAGGAGACCCCGGACGGCCAGGTCGAGGCGCCCCACAAGTCGATGTTCGGCCGGCTGCGCGAAGCCTTCCAGGGCTGA
- a CDS encoding 16S rRNA (uracil(1498)-N(3))-methyltransferase, translating to MSLPVHLVESLADVSVGSVVEVSGDEAHHAVAVRRLREGEHVVLTDGLGTSATGAVTSTGKRVFAVSVGSVDVVARPEPAVTVVQALPKGERGELAVAVLTEVGVDRVVPWAASRSVAVWKGERAAKSHAKWQATAREAAKQSRRSWLPTVTPLASTADLAALVAEADLAVVLHEDATAPLSAVDVPASGRIVVVVGPEGGIAPEELDALVAAGAVSVRLGAEVLRTSTAGVVAVAALLSRTSRWG from the coding sequence GTGTCGCTGCCGGTCCACCTCGTCGAGTCGCTGGCCGACGTGTCGGTCGGCTCCGTCGTCGAGGTGAGCGGTGACGAGGCTCACCACGCCGTCGCCGTACGCCGCCTGCGCGAGGGCGAGCACGTCGTGCTGACCGACGGCCTCGGGACCTCGGCCACCGGAGCCGTCACCTCCACCGGCAAGCGGGTCTTCGCGGTCTCCGTCGGGTCCGTCGACGTCGTCGCGCGACCCGAGCCGGCCGTCACCGTGGTGCAGGCGCTGCCCAAGGGGGAGCGCGGCGAGCTCGCGGTCGCGGTGCTCACCGAGGTCGGTGTCGACCGGGTCGTGCCGTGGGCGGCATCGCGTTCGGTCGCCGTCTGGAAGGGCGAGCGGGCCGCGAAGTCCCACGCGAAGTGGCAGGCGACCGCCCGCGAGGCTGCCAAGCAGTCCCGGCGCTCGTGGCTGCCCACGGTCACGCCGCTGGCCTCGACGGCCGACCTCGCCGCGCTGGTCGCGGAGGCAGACCTCGCGGTCGTGCTGCACGAGGACGCGACCGCGCCGCTCAGCGCCGTCGACGTACCCGCCTCCGGTCGGATCGTCGTCGTCGTCGGCCCCGAGGGCGGCATCGCGCCCGAGGAGCTCGACGCCCTGGTCGCCGCAGGAGCGGTGTCCGTACGACTGGGCGCGGAGGTGCTGCGCACCTCGACCGCCGGTGTCGTCGCGGTCGCGGCGCTGCTGAGCCGCACCAGCCGCTGGGGCTGA
- a CDS encoding IS110 family transposase: MHARSVMAAGLDAMTGEVFKQKLVPASEVVVDWLRGLPGPVAVTYEAGPTGFGLYRAITAAGIRCEVAAPSKLNRPPGDRVKTDAKDALLLAQLLQVGQIVPVRVPTITEEAARDLVRAREDVRGDLMRARHRVSKLLLRHGHVYYGGNAWTGKHQAWLHGIRFDQPGTRAAYEADLEAVEFTLARRNRLDAAITAMAADSEFTDLTRRLCCLRGISTLTGFALAVELGDWTRFTGSSIGAYLGLVPSEHSSGDSRRQGGITKTGNTHARRLLIEAAWHHQPRYTVGPTMQARWEQATPAARVRGHAGNQRLHHQWAKYTARKKKHTVANTAIARELAGWCWSLATLE; encoded by the coding sequence GTGCACGCACGATCGGTGATGGCAGCCGGTCTTGACGCAATGACCGGTGAGGTGTTCAAGCAGAAGCTCGTCCCGGCCAGCGAGGTGGTCGTGGACTGGTTGCGGGGGCTGCCGGGCCCGGTGGCGGTGACCTATGAGGCCGGACCGACCGGATTCGGCCTCTACCGGGCGATCACCGCAGCCGGGATCCGCTGCGAAGTGGCTGCGCCATCGAAGCTGAACCGGCCGCCCGGGGATCGCGTCAAGACCGACGCCAAGGACGCCCTGCTCCTCGCGCAACTGCTCCAAGTCGGACAGATCGTTCCGGTCAGGGTTCCCACCATCACCGAGGAAGCCGCCCGCGACCTGGTCCGGGCTCGTGAAGATGTCCGCGGCGACCTGATGCGGGCCCGGCACCGAGTCTCGAAGTTGCTGCTGCGCCACGGCCACGTCTACTACGGCGGGAACGCCTGGACCGGCAAGCACCAGGCGTGGCTGCACGGCATCCGGTTCGACCAGCCCGGCACTCGCGCCGCCTACGAGGCCGACCTCGAAGCGGTCGAGTTCACCCTGGCCCGCCGCAACCGGCTCGACGCTGCGATCACCGCGATGGCTGCCGACAGCGAGTTCACCGACCTGACCCGACGCCTGTGCTGCCTACGGGGGATCTCCACCCTGACCGGGTTCGCACTCGCGGTCGAACTGGGCGACTGGACCAGGTTCACCGGCTCCAGCATCGGCGCCTACCTCGGTCTGGTGCCCTCCGAGCACTCCAGCGGCGACTCGCGCAGGCAGGGTGGAATCACCAAGACCGGCAACACCCACGCCCGCCGTCTGCTGATCGAGGCCGCATGGCACCACCAGCCCCGCTACACCGTCGGGCCCACCATGCAGGCCCGGTGGGAACAGGCCACCCCCGCCGCCAGAGTCCGCGGACACGCCGGCAACCAGCGGCTGCACCACCAATGGGCCAAGTACACGGCCCGGAAGAAGAAGCACACCGTGGCCAACACCGCGATCGCCCGCGAACTCGCCGGCTGGTGCTGGTCACTGGCCACCCTCGAGTAG
- a CDS encoding Gmad2 immunoglobulin-like domain-containing protein — MSDRITDLLHEVADDVAPGDRLDAIRAETGVRRPRRGWWAAGGAGLVAASVATAMALSTGGTPQVSAPDPATSTGPSQPITEPTTPDPPTATEPATSTMAIYYVGDTPDGPRLFREFRRLGGDPLATAVSAAVGRTGAAGPPLAPLDPDYRVPWPPMTDATARVVPFEDRIEVDLGGDVEGSLRDRGALTSAEAGLAVEQLVRTAQGAVGERLPVRFLLYGEITDQVLGVPTSEELAVGSDLATLAHVSLSDPSEGQQVDNDEPFTVKGVGNSFEGTIVTRIQRLSGVVEVVAEQPAIAGTYQDRLFPFGVTFDLTTVPPGDYLVVSRTDDPSSEGRFHVDDRRITIVD, encoded by the coding sequence ATGAGCGACCGCATCACGGACCTGCTGCACGAGGTGGCCGACGACGTCGCGCCAGGCGACCGGCTCGACGCGATCCGCGCGGAGACCGGCGTACGCCGTCCCCGTCGTGGCTGGTGGGCCGCCGGCGGCGCCGGGCTGGTCGCGGCGTCGGTGGCGACGGCCATGGCGCTGAGCACCGGTGGTACGCCGCAGGTCAGCGCGCCGGACCCGGCGACGTCGACCGGTCCGAGCCAGCCGATCACCGAGCCGACGACACCGGACCCGCCGACGGCGACCGAGCCGGCGACCTCGACGATGGCGATCTACTACGTGGGTGACACCCCGGACGGGCCGCGGCTCTTCCGCGAGTTCCGACGGCTGGGCGGCGATCCCCTGGCGACCGCCGTCTCGGCCGCCGTGGGGCGCACAGGGGCGGCCGGACCACCCTTGGCACCTCTCGACCCCGACTACCGGGTGCCGTGGCCGCCGATGACGGATGCGACGGCGCGCGTGGTGCCCTTCGAGGACCGGATCGAGGTAGATCTCGGAGGGGACGTCGAGGGAAGTCTGCGCGATCGTGGCGCGCTGACGTCCGCCGAGGCGGGACTGGCAGTCGAGCAGCTCGTCCGGACGGCGCAGGGAGCTGTCGGCGAACGACTTCCCGTGAGGTTCCTGCTGTACGGAGAGATCACTGATCAGGTCCTCGGTGTCCCGACCTCGGAGGAGCTGGCGGTGGGGTCTGACCTGGCGACCCTGGCCCACGTCTCCCTGAGCGATCCGTCCGAGGGGCAGCAGGTCGACAACGACGAGCCGTTCACGGTGAAGGGCGTCGGCAACTCCTTCGAGGGCACCATCGTCACCCGCATCCAGCGCCTGTCAGGCGTCGTGGAGGTCGTCGCCGAACAGCCGGCGATCGCGGGGACCTACCAGGACCGCCTCTTCCCGTTCGGGGTGACGTTCGACCTCACGACCGTGCCGCCGGGTGACTACCTGGTGGTCTCGCGGACCGATGATCCGTCAAGCGAGGGACGCTTCCACGTCGACGACCGGCGGATCACCATCGTCGACTGA
- a CDS encoding SigE family RNA polymerase sigma factor, which translates to MAAPPRLETADADTAVEQLYAAHWRQLVRLSVLLVHDQGAAEDVVQDAFVAMHGKWSRLRDPDKALAYLRQAVVNRSRSALRHRVVVDRHARRTTLGDVTVDGPSVAGARRDAVRAALLQLSDRQREVLVLRHYLDWSEAQIADALAIAPGSVKAHAHRGSAALRDLLGDWWEDGS; encoded by the coding sequence GTGGCCGCTCCCCCTCGGCTCGAGACGGCCGACGCCGACACGGCCGTCGAGCAGCTCTACGCCGCCCACTGGCGCCAGCTCGTGCGCCTCTCGGTGCTCCTGGTCCACGACCAGGGCGCTGCCGAGGACGTCGTGCAGGACGCGTTCGTCGCGATGCACGGCAAGTGGTCGCGACTGCGCGACCCCGACAAGGCGCTGGCCTACCTGCGCCAGGCGGTGGTCAACCGCTCCCGCTCGGCCCTGCGCCACCGCGTCGTGGTGGACCGGCACGCCCGCAGGACCACCCTCGGTGACGTCACCGTCGACGGCCCCTCGGTCGCAGGCGCGCGCCGCGACGCCGTACGCGCGGCGCTGCTGCAGCTCTCGGACCGGCAGCGCGAGGTGCTGGTGCTGAGGCACTACCTCGACTGGTCCGAGGCCCAGATCGCCGACGCCCTCGCGATCGCCCCGGGCTCGGTCAAGGCACACGCACACCGAGGCAGCGCCGCCCTGCGCGACCTGCTCGGCGACTGGTGGGAGGACGGCTCATGA